A genome region from Sphingobium sp. CR2-8 includes the following:
- a CDS encoding DUF47 family protein, with protein MRQIAALPYTTDADGAMRILLITSRDTRRWVIPKGNRIKGMAGHRAAELEAYEEAGIHGIACPAPLGRYRYDKRKRNGSSREATVEVFPLAVTGHLTQWPEQGQRELRWFPVADAAKAVDEPDLQSIIAAFREPPANPGWFFRLLLAIREKHNERTGMLRWFHGLMPKQGRFFEQFEDHAATLVIGADALAKLLKGGPDMAEHIKAISDREHEADDIIRDVLQDVRRIFVTPFDRSAITGLIGVMDDAIDQMNQTAKAIALYEVKTFATQMQDMSALIVECARITAEAMPLLRSLNLNSTRLHELTERLVKLEGHADILHEAGLKALFQQAQAGNPMDFIVGNEIYSHLEKVTDRFEDVANEISGLVIDHA; from the coding sequence ATGCGCCAGATCGCCGCCCTGCCCTATACGACCGATGCCGACGGCGCGATGCGCATCCTCCTCATCACATCGCGCGACACGCGCCGCTGGGTGATTCCGAAGGGCAATCGCATCAAGGGCATGGCCGGCCATCGCGCCGCCGAACTGGAAGCCTATGAGGAAGCGGGCATCCATGGCATCGCCTGCCCCGCCCCGCTCGGCCGCTACCGTTATGACAAGCGCAAGCGCAACGGCAGTTCGCGCGAGGCGACGGTCGAGGTTTTTCCGCTTGCGGTCACCGGCCACCTGACGCAATGGCCCGAACAGGGCCAAAGGGAACTGCGCTGGTTCCCCGTAGCCGACGCTGCAAAAGCGGTGGACGAACCGGATTTGCAGTCGATCATCGCGGCCTTCCGCGAACCGCCTGCCAATCCCGGCTGGTTCTTTCGCCTGTTGCTGGCGATCCGCGAAAAGCACAATGAAAGGACTGGAATGCTGCGCTGGTTTCATGGGTTGATGCCCAAACAGGGGCGCTTCTTCGAACAGTTCGAGGATCACGCCGCCACGCTGGTCATCGGCGCGGACGCGCTGGCCAAGCTGCTGAAAGGCGGCCCGGACATGGCCGAGCATATCAAGGCGATATCCGACCGCGAGCATGAGGCGGACGATATCATCCGCGACGTGTTGCAGGATGTGCGCCGCATCTTTGTCACGCCTTTCGACCGCAGCGCCATCACCGGCCTGATCGGCGTGATGGACGACGCGATCGACCAGATGAACCAGACCGCCAAGGCGATCGCGCTGTATGAGGTCAAAACGTTCGCGACGCAGATGCAGGATATGAGCGCGCTGATCGTGGAATGCGCGCGCATCACGGCCGAAGCGATGCCGCTGCTGCGCTCGCTGAACCTCAATTCCACCCGGCTGCACGAACTGACCGAACGACTGGTGAAGCTGGAAGGCCATGCCGACATCCTGCACGAGGCGGGATTGAAGGCGCTGTTCCAACAGGCGCAGGCGGGCAACCCGATGGACTTCATCGTCGGCAACGAAATCTACAGCCATCTGGAAAAGGTGACCGACCGATTCGAGGATGTCGCCAACGAGATTTCCGGCCTGGTCATCGACCACGCCTGA
- a CDS encoding inorganic phosphate transporter: MDPIALPLLIALIGVALLFDFLNGLHDAANSIATIVSTRVLKPQYAVAWAAFFNFIAFLFFGLHVAETVGKGIVGASIIDPQVIFGALMGAIAWNLITWGLGIPSSSSHALIGGLLGAGTAKAGLGAVVWSGVFKTSAAIVISPAVGLFLALMLVLAISWIFRRFTPQGADKVFRKLQLVSASLYSLGHGGNDAQKTMGIIAVLLYSQGMLTGGFHVPLWVVLSCQAAMGLGTLLGGWKIVHTMGSKITRLTPAQGFCAETGGAITLFMATHLGIPVSTTHTITGAIVGVGASRRLSAVRWNVASSIIVAWVVTLPAAAAIGALFYWLTTFF; encoded by the coding sequence ATGGACCCCATCGCCCTCCCCCTGCTGATCGCGCTGATCGGCGTCGCCTTGCTGTTCGATTTCCTGAACGGCCTGCACGACGCCGCCAATTCGATCGCGACCATCGTGTCGACCCGCGTGTTGAAGCCGCAATATGCGGTCGCCTGGGCCGCCTTCTTCAACTTCATCGCCTTCCTCTTCTTCGGCCTGCATGTCGCCGAGACGGTGGGCAAGGGCATCGTCGGCGCCAGCATCATCGATCCGCAGGTCATCTTCGGCGCGCTGATGGGCGCGATCGCCTGGAATCTCATCACATGGGGGTTGGGCATTCCGTCCTCGTCCAGCCATGCGCTGATCGGCGGTCTGCTGGGCGCGGGCACGGCCAAGGCCGGGCTGGGCGCGGTCGTGTGGAGCGGCGTGTTCAAAACCAGCGCCGCGATCGTCATCTCGCCAGCGGTCGGCCTGTTTTTGGCGCTGATGCTGGTGCTGGCCATCAGTTGGATATTCCGTCGCTTCACACCGCAGGGCGCAGACAAGGTGTTTCGCAAGCTGCAGCTTGTTTCGGCATCCCTCTATTCGCTGGGTCATGGCGGCAACGATGCGCAGAAAACGATGGGGATCATCGCCGTGCTGCTCTATTCGCAGGGCATGCTCACCGGCGGTTTCCATGTTCCGCTCTGGGTGGTGCTGAGCTGCCAGGCCGCAATGGGGCTGGGCACCTTGCTGGGCGGGTGGAAAATCGTGCACACCATGGGGTCGAAGATCACCCGGCTGACACCGGCGCAGGGTTTCTGCGCGGAAACCGGCGGCGCGATCACCCTGTTCATGGCGACGCATCTGGGCATTCCGGTATCGACGACCCATACCATCACCGGGGCGATCGTGGGCGTGGGCGCATCACGGCGGCTGTCGGCGGTGCGATGGAACGTGGCGTCCAGCATCATCGTCGCCTGGGTCGTGACCCTGCCCGCCGCTGCGGCGATCGGGGCGCTGTTCTACTGGCTGACGACATTCTTCTAA
- a CDS encoding TonB-dependent receptor: protein MSRFPLLRAGCALPALCLAYPLFAQDTPKPDMADQAYHDSQANIVVTAIIPRKQGDILSGTTVLTGQQLTRELRSTIGETLARQPGVSATSFGPNASRPILRGFQGERVRILTDGIGSFDVSNTSVDHAVAINPLTADRIEVLRGPAALLYGSSAIGGVVNVIDSRIPRRVPDEPVHIDAIGTYGSASNERTGSGEVEIPLGDKFVVHFDGSYNKTGNLDTGSYILTPALRAQAAASGDPEIAALSTLRGKLPNSAAETWEVAGGAALITDGGNLGFSVAHTDNFYGVPVRYATEAGGEAEQVRLHMKQDRVDLRAELPVNGSLLESIRFRAGFADYQHQEIEDTGEVGTTFYNQSMESRLELIQANRGGWDGAVGAQFFTRKFYVVGEEKFLPRNQTDQIGVFTLQSIDLGKTRVEVGGRFEHTDVSADADDTLFNPSYDRSFDTVSGSVGASRELVAGWRLGLNLSRTERAPSAEELFARGNHAGTQAFEVGNPNFSKEKSWGIEGTLRGQGEGYTIALSAYHNWFSGYIYDALVDDSACMAVNGGAELDFPCYQYSQADARYLGFEAETTVKLAQVGNYGISFNGVADYVRATITGNDSGPAPRIPPLRLLGGLEAQGDRLSLRGEVEHSFAQNRTSARETNTDSFTLVNASVSWKPLKSNDRTTLTLSANNIFDVEARRAASFLKDYAPLAGRDIRLTARLSI from the coding sequence ATGTCCCGCTTTCCCTTGCTGCGCGCAGGCTGCGCCCTGCCCGCCCTGTGCCTCGCCTATCCCCTGTTCGCGCAGGACACACCCAAGCCGGATATGGCTGACCAGGCCTATCATGACTCGCAGGCCAACATCGTCGTCACCGCCATCATCCCGCGCAAGCAGGGGGACATACTGTCGGGCACGACCGTGCTGACCGGGCAGCAGCTGACACGCGAACTGCGCTCTACCATCGGCGAGACGCTGGCGCGTCAGCCGGGCGTTTCGGCCACATCCTTTGGCCCCAACGCGTCCCGCCCCATCCTGCGCGGGTTCCAGGGCGAACGCGTCCGCATCCTGACCGATGGCATCGGCAGTTTCGACGTATCCAACACGTCGGTCGACCATGCCGTGGCGATCAATCCGCTGACCGCTGACCGGATCGAAGTGCTGCGTGGGCCTGCGGCGCTGCTTTATGGATCATCCGCCATCGGCGGCGTGGTCAATGTGATCGACAGCCGCATTCCGCGCCGCGTGCCCGACGAACCGGTGCATATCGACGCGATCGGCACCTATGGCAGCGCATCGAACGAACGCACCGGATCGGGCGAGGTCGAAATCCCGCTGGGCGACAAGTTCGTCGTCCATTTCGACGGCAGCTACAACAAGACCGGCAATCTGGACACCGGCAGCTATATCCTGACCCCGGCGTTGCGCGCGCAGGCGGCGGCGAGCGGCGATCCGGAGATTGCGGCGCTGTCGACCCTGCGCGGCAAATTGCCCAACAGCGCTGCGGAAACATGGGAAGTCGCAGGCGGAGCAGCCTTGATCACCGATGGCGGCAATCTCGGCTTTTCGGTGGCCCATACCGACAATTTCTATGGCGTTCCGGTACGCTATGCGACGGAAGCGGGCGGCGAGGCCGAACAGGTGCGCCTGCACATGAAGCAGGATCGCGTCGACCTGCGCGCCGAATTGCCGGTCAATGGCAGCCTGCTGGAATCGATCCGCTTCCGCGCCGGTTTCGCCGATTACCAGCATCAGGAGATCGAGGACACAGGAGAGGTCGGCACGACCTTTTACAACCAGTCCATGGAATCGCGGCTGGAACTGATCCAGGCCAATCGCGGCGGATGGGACGGCGCGGTCGGCGCGCAATTCTTCACCCGCAAATTCTATGTCGTGGGCGAGGAGAAATTCCTGCCGCGCAACCAGACCGATCAGATCGGCGTCTTCACGCTCCAGTCGATCGACCTGGGCAAGACGCGCGTCGAGGTCGGCGGGCGGTTCGAACATACCGACGTGAGCGCCGACGCTGACGACACGTTGTTCAACCCGTCCTATGACCGCAGCTTCGACACCGTGTCGGGATCGGTCGGCGCGAGCCGCGAACTGGTCGCGGGCTGGCGGCTGGGCCTGAACCTGTCGCGCACCGAGCGCGCGCCATCCGCCGAAGAACTGTTCGCCCGCGGCAACCACGCCGGCACGCAGGCGTTCGAGGTCGGCAATCCGAATTTCTCGAAGGAAAAGAGCTGGGGCATAGAAGGCACGCTGCGCGGCCAGGGCGAGGGCTATACGATCGCCCTGTCGGCCTATCACAACTGGTTCAGCGGCTATATCTACGACGCACTGGTCGACGACAGTGCCTGCATGGCGGTCAACGGTGGCGCGGAGCTGGACTTCCCCTGCTATCAGTATAGCCAGGCCGATGCCCGCTATCTGGGTTTTGAAGCGGAAACCACGGTCAAGCTGGCGCAGGTCGGCAATTATGGGATCAGCTTCAACGGCGTGGCCGACTATGTCCGCGCCACGATCACGGGGAATGACAGCGGACCCGCGCCACGCATTCCGCCGCTGCGCCTGCTGGGCGGGCTGGAAGCCCAGGGCGACCGGCTGAGCCTGCGTGGCGAGGTGGAGCATAGCTTCGCACAGAACCGCACGTCCGCGCGGGAAACGAATACGGACAGCTTCACGCTGGTCAATGCGTCGGTGTCCTGGAAGCCGTTGAAGAGCAATGACCGCACCACGTTGACGCTGTCGGCCAACAATATATTCGATGTCGAAGCCCGCCGCGCGGCGAGCTTCCTCAAGGATTATGCCCCGCTGGCCGGTCGCGACATCCGCCTGACGGCCCGCCTGTCGATCTGA